The Agrobacterium vitis genome includes the window ACGTAGCTCTCTACCCTGTTGCTGTAGCGTTGTGAAATGGCCGTATCTGCGTTTGTGGATATTGGCCAAAGCGCCGACCTGCGGATGATAGGTCTTTGTTACGCCGCTTAGAGCTTCCATTGCCTGGCTGACACCTGAAAAGGCCTTTCCCGCCACGGCACCCAAAATCGCGGAGCCCAGCAACACCGGCTCATCCAGACCCGCGGCCACCACAGGCTTGCCGCAGGCATCGGCTAATACCTGCCGCACCAGATCGCTCTCGCCAGCGCCACCGCTGATCACAACTCGCACAATAAGGGCGCCCGATGCGGCCTGTGTCTCGATGATTTGCCGCAGGCCATAGCCAATGCCGCACAGGCCCGCGATATAGAGCGCAACCAGACTATCAAAATCCCGATCCATGCCCAGACCAGCAATGATGGCACGTGCGTGGGGATCGGCAAAAGGCGCGCGGTTGCCGAGGAATTCCGGCACGATGTGTAGACCTTTTGCCAAATGCACGACATCGGGCAGGGCGCTGACCTTGGCCGCTGCCGCCTGCGCCAACAGAACCGGCAGGGCAATACCCTGTTCGCGCGCCTTTGCGGCGGTCTCTGGTGCTGCCGGGTGAAAGGCCAGCAATTGATCAATCGCCGCACCGGCAGCACTCTGCCCGCCCTCATTCAACCACATGCCCGGCACCATGGCCGAGTAATATGGCCCCCAGACGCCGGGCACAAACACGGGCTCAACGGTTGAGGTCATGGTGCAGGAGGAGGTGCCAAACACATAGGCCATATTGTCTTTTGGCCCGCTGCCAATGCCAACCGTGCCAATGCCACCGGCATGGGCATCAATCATGCCCGCCGCCACGGCCGTGCCAGTTCTCAGACCCATGGCGGCAGCGGCGGTTTCCGTCAGACCCTGCCCAAGCGGCGTTCCGGGTTCGACAATGCGCTGGCCAATGCGGCTGAAGCCCTCATCGGCCAGTTCGCCAAGCCCAATGGCGTGGAAATAGCTTGGGTCCCAACGCTGCTCATGGGCCAGATAGGTCCATTTGCAGGTCACTGTGCAGGTGGAACGGGAGAGATCACCCGTTGCCTTCCAGGTGAGAAAATCGGCAAGATCAAAAAACTGCCAGGCATTTTGGAAGGTCTGAGGCCGGTTTTCCTTTAGCCAGAGAATTTTGGGCGTCTCCATTTCCGGCGAAATTTTGCCACCGACATAGCGCAGCACATCATGACCGATGGCGTTGATGCGTTCGGCCTGACCCACTGCGCGTTGATCCATCCACACAATGATATCGCGCTCTGGCAGTTCGGACGCGCCAATTGCAAGAGGTTGCCCGCCCTCGCCCAGCACCACCAGCGAACATGTTGCATCAAACCCAAGGCCAATCACTTGCGCCGGATCGCCCACTGACGCCGCGACTTGCCGCACCACGGTGCAAACCGCTTCCCAGATATCGGCGCTGGATTGCTCGGCAATGCTGCCCGCTTCGCGAAATAGGGCAATATCGCGTTTGGCAACGGCAATAAGCGCACCGCGGAGATCAAACAGGCCTGCGCGGGCACTTCCGGTGCCGACGTCGACGCCGATAATGTAGCGCTCAAGCCCGGTCGCGATGGTGTCAGGTGCTTCGATCATGGCAAATGCTCTTCAATATAGATGGGATAATGATGGAGACGTCGATTAAAGATCGACGCTATTGGGCACAATCACCAGATCGCGGATGGTAATATTGCGTGGACGCGATAGCATGAAGAGCACGGCTTCGGCCACTTCCTGCGGCTGCATCAGGCTGCCATTGGCCAGCGCTTCATCCATCTTGGCCTTTGGCCAATCATCCAGCAGAGCCGTCACCACCGGACCTGGCAGCACAGCCCCAACACGCACGCCATGTTGCGACACTTGCCTGCGGGTGGAATGGACAAAGGCCTGAACGGCAAATTTCGAGGCCGTATAAATCGGCTCCCACACCACAGGCACCACGCCTGCGATGGAGCTGGT containing:
- a CDS encoding FGGY-family carbohydrate kinase, encoding MIEAPDTIATGLERYIIGVDVGTGSARAGLFDLRGALIAVAKRDIALFREAGSIAEQSSADIWEAVCTVVRQVAASVGDPAQVIGLGFDATCSLVVLGEGGQPLAIGASELPERDIIVWMDQRAVGQAERINAIGHDVLRYVGGKISPEMETPKILWLKENRPQTFQNAWQFFDLADFLTWKATGDLSRSTCTVTCKWTYLAHEQRWDPSYFHAIGLGELADEGFSRIGQRIVEPGTPLGQGLTETAAAAMGLRTGTAVAAGMIDAHAGGIGTVGIGSGPKDNMAYVFGTSSCTMTSTVEPVFVPGVWGPYYSAMVPGMWLNEGGQSAAGAAIDQLLAFHPAAPETAAKAREQGIALPVLLAQAAAAKVSALPDVVHLAKGLHIVPEFLGNRAPFADPHARAIIAGLGMDRDFDSLVALYIAGLCGIGYGLRQIIETQAASGALIVRVVISGGAGESDLVRQVLADACGKPVVAAGLDEPVLLGSAILGAVAGKAFSGVSQAMEALSGVTKTYHPQVGALANIHKRRYGHFTTLQQQGRELRNV